AACTGGAACCGGCTTCAGGATGATAAAGACCTGGAAGTATGGAACCGCTTAACCAGCAATTTCTGGCTGCCTGAAAAGGTGCCGCTTTCTAACGATATCCAGTCGTGGAATACGCTGACTCAGCAAGAGAAGCAGCTGACAATCCGAGTGTTTACCGGTCTTACGCTGCTGGATACCATTCAAAGCAGCATTGGTGCGCCGGTGCTGATGGAAGACGCGCGGACGCCTCACGAAGAGGCGGTTTATACCAATATCGCCTTTATGGAGTCGGTGCATGCGCGCTCCTACAGCTCTATTTTCTCTACGCTTTGCGCCACGCGCGATGTTGATGATGCGTTCCGCTGGAGTGAAGAGAATCCCACGCTGCAGGCGAAATCTCAGCTGATCCTAGAGCGCTACCGCTCCGATGATCCGCTGATGCGTAAAGTGGCCAGCGTTTTCCTTGAGTCGTTTTTGTTCTACTCCGGCTTTTACCTGCCGATGTACTGGTCAAGCCATGCCAAGCTGACCAATACCGCTGACCTGATTCGTTTGATCATTCGTGATGAAGCGGTTCACGGCTACTACATTGGCTACAAGTTCCAGCAGGCATTGGCTGAAGCGACGCCGGCACGACAGCAAGAGGTGAAAGATTACGCCTATGAGCTGTTGCTGGAACTGTACGATAACGAAGTGCGCTACACCGAGTCGCTGTATGACGAGGTAGGCTTGAGTGAAGACGTTAAAAAATTCCTTCATTACAACGCCAACAAAGCGCTAATGAACCTAGGGTTTGAGCCGCTGTTTCCCAGCAGCGTCACCGATGTTGACCCTACTATCATGGCCGCGCTGTCACCCAATGCCGATGAGAATCATGACTTCTTCTCAGGCTCAGGCTCTTCCTACGTGATCGGTAAAGCCGTCGCCACTGAAGACGACGACTGGGCGTTTTAATCGCGCACGCTGAAAGCTAGGTTAGGCTTGCTAGACTATTATTAAAGGCGGTAACTCATCAGAGTTGCCGCTTTTTTTTATGCAAATGTTGGGCGTAAAATCGGCTAATTGCTAATGATAAATATTGTCATTAATTCTATTAGTGGTAGGCTATGCATCGTAAAAAGATGAACGCAAATCGTTCTAATACCTAATTAGTTTTTAGTCGGGCAGTCGCAGTTGCCCGCTACTCAGTGACGGAGAGTCGACGTGCTGAACAGGCCTTTCTTTGCTTTGCGTGGATGTTGGCTAGCGGGAGTGCTGGCCAGCAGCGCGCTAATGGCAAGTGATCAAGCAGTGGCTCAAGCGGCCCAAAGTGTACAAGCCCAGCAAACCCAGGCAGCTCTCCAGGAACAGATAGATGCCGCTGATGAGCAAACTCGCTCTCAGTTAGAAGAGCTGCGTCGTTTAGAGCGTGAAAGCCGCCAGCTAACGACTGATAACGCCTCCTTAGCCGGGCGTTTGGCCTCAGAGGACGAGCGTCAGCAGCGCCTTGCTACCGCGTTAGATACTCTTGAAGAAACCCGTGCAGCGCTTCCCGTGATTGAGCAAAATATGTCCGATCAGCTCAGCCAATGGATCGAAAGTGATCTGCCATTTTTACGCGATGAGCGCCTAGCGCGCGTCGAGCGCCAGCAAGATGAGCAGGGCGATAATACCATTGAGCGTATTGGCGGGCTGCTTGAAGCGTGGCGCGTTGAGCTTAACTACGGGCGCGAAATCGATAGCTGGCGCGGCCGTTTGCAACAAGATGGGCGTGAGCGGGAAGTGGACTTCTTGCGTATTGGGCGTATCGGCTTTTACTACCTGACACCGGATGGGCGTGAAGGTGGCGTTTGGAATGCAGAAGACGCCGCATGGCAGGCCCTGGATGATTCCTACCTGCGCGAAGTGCGCAACGGGCTGCGCATGGCGGAAGACCAGCGCGCCCCGGATCTATTAACCTTGCCGCTCTCGATCAGTGCCAGTGAACCGCGGGGAGAGCAGCCATGAGCCGTTTTTGCTTAACCAATGATCGTCTATCTACTCATCGTTTAGCTCTTCATCGGCTATCTCTTCACCGACTATCCCTTCGCCGAGTTGGCTATGTTTGCGCTCTAGTGGGGCTGGTAGCGGTTAGCGGCCTTTCAATGGCGCAAACGGATAGCACAACCTCGCTGCGCGAGGCCCGCGAGGCCGCCGAAACGCGTGATCAGCAGCGGCTAATGGGCTTTATAGACGATCAGCAGGCATTAGCGTCTGCGCTGGAGCAGGCGCGTGCTGAGAATGAGGATGCTCAGCAGCAGTACGAAGCGCTACAGGCGCAGCAGGCAGAACAGGCACAGCAGGCCGGTGAGTTAACTGAGCGTCAGTCTGAACAGGGTGAGGCAATGTCCGGTTTGCTGGCGAGTCTTGCTCAGCACAGCGCAGATATTCGCAATGAGTTAGGCGGCGACAGCCTTTTAGCACTCAGTGAAGAGGCGCTGCCGCCGCGCTTAGATAATGTAGAAGTGCTGGAGCGCCATCAGTTAGAAGACGTGGTTGATCGGCTAGCCGCATTGACCGCTAGCACTGGGCGCGCGGAGCGTCTTGAGCTAGCGGTGGCGGATGCCAATGGCGACATAGCGCCTCAAACCGTTGTACGGCTGGGCGATTTTGCTATTTTTAGCGAGAATGAATTGCTCCAGCGCAGCGAAGGAGACGGCGGTTTGGCGGTGTTGCCCCGTACCCCGCGGCAAATTGGTGCGCTTTTGCCCGCTTATTTTCAGGACGAAAGTCGTGTGTTCGCGGTTGATCCAACCCAGGGCAGCGTGCTGGAAGCACTCGCTCAGCAGCCCAGCTTATGGGAGCGTTTTCAGCAAGGCGGCTATGTGGGGTATGTCGTTGTGGCGCTCGGCATTATTGGTCTCGTGGTTGGCTTAGGGCAGTACGCGTATCTGGTGCTGGTGAGCATGCGCGTGCATCGTCAGCGCCAATCGCTAGGCCAGCTGCAAACCAATAATCCGCTAGGGCGTGTACTGCTGCGCTTTGAAGGTATGGATAAGCATCAAACCTCTGAAGCATTGGAGGCACGCTTAGACGAAGCGGTATTGGCCGAACTGCCGAAGCTTGAACGCAGCCAGCCCATGGTTAAGCTGCTGGCGGCTATTGCGCCGTTACTCGGTTTGCTGGGTACCGTCACCGGTATGATTGTGACCTTCCAGGCGATTACCGTCTTTGGTACCGGTGACCCCCAGTTAATGGCAGGTGGGATTAGCCAAGCGCTAGTTACCACCGTGCTGGGTCTCATTACAGCGGTGCCGCTACTCTTTGTGCAGACCGCGCTTGCTGGTCGTAGCCGCTATTTAACGCACGTGATCGAAGGGCAGGCGAGTGCGACATTGGCCGACCACCTTGAGACTCACGCGCCCGCTCATACGGTGACTTAACATGTCCTCTCTTCCTCTATGGCTCGAACCCGTTGAGCGCTTGGTGGAAGCTGGCGGCGCTGTATTAGTGGTGCTGGCGGTAGTGGCCGTGTTGGTTTTCGCCATGGCCATGGAGCGCTGGTGGTATTACCGCATCACTTGGCGCGTAGCCCGGCGCGAGCTATTGCATCGCTGGGCCGCACGCAGCGATCACGCTAGCTGGAGCGCGCGGACATTGCGCCAAGTATGGGCCGAAGCATTGGTGGCCAAACTGCGCAAACCGCTGCCATGGCTGAAGCTGCTGGTGGCACTATGCCCCTTGTTAGGTCTGCTGGGTACGGTGACAGGCATGATCAGTGTGTTTGATAGCCTATCCCTAAGTGAGACTCATCAGGCTCGCGCTATGGCTGACGGCGTGGCGCGAGCCACGCTGCCCACG
This DNA window, taken from Vreelandella profundi, encodes the following:
- a CDS encoding DUF3450 domain-containing protein, which gives rise to MLNRPFFALRGCWLAGVLASSALMASDQAVAQAAQSVQAQQTQAALQEQIDAADEQTRSQLEELRRLERESRQLTTDNASLAGRLASEDERQQRLATALDTLEETRAALPVIEQNMSDQLSQWIESDLPFLRDERLARVERQQDEQGDNTIERIGGLLEAWRVELNYGREIDSWRGRLQQDGREREVDFLRIGRIGFYYLTPDGREGGVWNAEDAAWQALDDSYLREVRNGLRMAEDQRAPDLLTLPLSISASEPRGEQP
- a CDS encoding MotA/TolQ/ExbB proton channel family protein, with the protein product MSSLPLWLEPVERLVEAGGAVLVVLAVVAVLVFAMAMERWWYYRITWRVARRELLHRWAARSDHASWSARTLRQVWAEALVAKLRKPLPWLKLLVALCPLLGLLGTVTGMISVFDSLSLSETHQARAMADGVARATLPTLTGMAIAVVGLLFISRLEHVIRREDQRLHDRLARALEESDA
- a CDS encoding MotA/TolQ/ExbB proton channel family protein, with translation MSRFCLTNDRLSTHRLALHRLSLHRLSLRRVGYVCALVGLVAVSGLSMAQTDSTTSLREAREAAETRDQQRLMGFIDDQQALASALEQARAENEDAQQQYEALQAQQAEQAQQAGELTERQSEQGEAMSGLLASLAQHSADIRNELGGDSLLALSEEALPPRLDNVEVLERHQLEDVVDRLAALTASTGRAERLELAVADANGDIAPQTVVRLGDFAIFSENELLQRSEGDGGLAVLPRTPRQIGALLPAYFQDESRVFAVDPTQGSVLEALAQQPSLWERFQQGGYVGYVVVALGIIGLVVGLGQYAYLVLVSMRVHRQRQSLGQLQTNNPLGRVLLRFEGMDKHQTSEALEARLDEAVLAELPKLERSQPMVKLLAAIAPLLGLLGTVTGMIVTFQAITVFGTGDPQLMAGGISQALVTTVLGLITAVPLLFVQTALAGRSRYLTHVIEGQASATLADHLETHAPAHTVT
- the nrdF gene encoding class 1b ribonucleoside-diphosphate reductase subunit beta; its protein translation is MNTMQRLSRVDAINWNRLQDDKDLEVWNRLTSNFWLPEKVPLSNDIQSWNTLTQQEKQLTIRVFTGLTLLDTIQSSIGAPVLMEDARTPHEEAVYTNIAFMESVHARSYSSIFSTLCATRDVDDAFRWSEENPTLQAKSQLILERYRSDDPLMRKVASVFLESFLFYSGFYLPMYWSSHAKLTNTADLIRLIIRDEAVHGYYIGYKFQQALAEATPARQQEVKDYAYELLLELYDNEVRYTESLYDEVGLSEDVKKFLHYNANKALMNLGFEPLFPSSVTDVDPTIMAALSPNADENHDFFSGSGSSYVIGKAVATEDDDWAF